A genome region from Streptomyces pratensis includes the following:
- a CDS encoding right-handed parallel beta-helix repeat-containing protein encodes MAQGTVQVTHTGTSRWRRRTGEYASLTAALEAAADGDVLTIAPGTYRENLVVHRAVTLRGPEGSAGSVRIAPADGVPLTVRASAVVQDLHVEGQDSAAPALLVEEGAPELSDLRIVTRSAAGIEVRGAARPTVRRCTVDNPAGVGIAVLDGAGGVFEECEVVSAGQAGVSVRDGAHPRLERCRVHHSSGAGLSVTGEGSGLEAVGCEVYEIKGSGVQIASRGTAHLTDCTVHRTSADGVTLDTDAVLTLADCDIHDIPENAVDLRSRSVLTLTRSTVRRFGRNGLSVWDPGTRVDANQCEIHDSTGDYPAVWVSDGATVILDSCRVHDVPDALFVLDRGSRADVVDSDLSQIRNTAVSVSDGATAQLDDCRIREASTGAWFRDHGSGGTLNNCTIDAAQTGVIVTKGADPTIERCTVTSPAEAGFYVSAEGRGTFDSCRVTGSEGYGFHVMDGCRSTLRRCRTERCARGGYEFADGSGGDGHSGGPVAQDCTSDESGLRSATPPPPAVLTQSTPGLLGAMPGQRTAEPVAAPTAPAEPVRDSGAVLGELDALVGLDSVKREVRALTDMIEVGRRRKLAGLKAASVRRHLVFTGSPGTGKTTVARLYGEILASLGVLEHGHLVEVSRVDLVGEHIGSTAIRTQEAFDRARGGVLFVDEAYALSPEDSGRDFGREAIDTLVKLMEDHRDAVVVIVAGYTHEMERFLTVNPGVASRFSRTITFSDYEPEELLRIVGQQSDEHEYSLAEGTGEALIKYFTALPKGPAFGNGRTARQTFESMVERHAGRVAQLAEPSTDDLTMLYPEDLPALP; translated from the coding sequence ATGGCACAGGGCACGGTCCAGGTGACGCACACCGGCACATCGCGATGGCGGCGCCGTACGGGCGAATACGCTTCCCTCACCGCCGCCCTGGAGGCCGCAGCGGACGGTGACGTCCTCACGATCGCCCCCGGCACCTATCGGGAGAATCTCGTCGTCCACCGCGCGGTGACGCTCCGCGGACCCGAAGGGTCCGCCGGCTCCGTACGGATCGCTCCGGCCGACGGCGTCCCCCTGACCGTACGTGCCTCCGCCGTCGTCCAGGACCTCCATGTGGAGGGCCAGGACTCGGCCGCTCCCGCCCTGCTCGTCGAGGAGGGCGCTCCTGAGCTGTCGGACCTGCGCATCGTGACCAGGTCGGCCGCCGGCATCGAGGTGCGGGGCGCGGCCAGGCCCACCGTGCGCCGCTGCACGGTCGACAATCCGGCCGGGGTGGGCATCGCCGTACTCGACGGCGCGGGCGGCGTGTTCGAGGAGTGCGAGGTCGTCTCGGCCGGTCAGGCCGGCGTCTCGGTACGCGACGGCGCGCACCCCCGGCTGGAGCGCTGCCGTGTGCACCACTCGTCGGGCGCGGGGCTGAGTGTGACCGGCGAGGGCAGCGGGCTGGAGGCGGTGGGCTGCGAGGTCTACGAGATCAAGGGCAGCGGGGTGCAGATCGCCTCGCGCGGTACCGCACACCTCACGGACTGCACCGTGCACCGCACGTCGGCCGACGGAGTCACCCTGGACACCGACGCGGTCCTCACACTCGCGGACTGCGACATCCACGACATCCCGGAGAACGCGGTCGACCTGCGGTCGCGTTCGGTGCTGACCCTGACCCGCTCCACCGTCCGCCGGTTCGGCCGCAACGGGCTCTCGGTCTGGGATCCGGGCACCCGTGTCGACGCCAACCAGTGCGAGATCCACGACAGTACGGGCGACTACCCGGCGGTGTGGGTGAGCGACGGGGCGACGGTGATACTCGACTCCTGCCGCGTCCACGACGTGCCCGACGCCCTCTTCGTCCTCGACCGGGGCTCACGCGCGGATGTCGTGGACAGCGATCTGTCCCAGATCCGCAACACCGCGGTCTCGGTGAGTGACGGCGCCACCGCCCAGCTCGACGACTGCCGGATCCGTGAGGCGTCCACCGGAGCGTGGTTCCGTGACCACGGAAGCGGCGGCACTCTGAACAACTGCACCATCGACGCGGCGCAGACCGGGGTGATCGTGACGAAGGGCGCCGATCCGACCATCGAGAGGTGCACGGTCACTTCCCCGGCGGAGGCCGGTTTCTACGTGTCCGCCGAGGGCCGGGGCACCTTCGACAGCTGCCGGGTCACGGGGAGCGAGGGCTACGGTTTCCATGTGATGGACGGCTGCCGCTCCACCCTGCGGCGGTGCCGGACCGAGCGGTGCGCACGTGGGGGTTACGAATTCGCCGACGGCTCCGGCGGCGACGGGCACTCGGGCGGCCCGGTGGCACAGGACTGCACCAGCGACGAGAGCGGCCTGCGCAGCGCCACTCCCCCGCCCCCGGCGGTCCTGACGCAGAGCACCCCCGGGCTGCTCGGCGCGATGCCCGGGCAGCGGACCGCCGAGCCCGTAGCCGCCCCCACGGCTCCCGCTGAGCCGGTGCGCGATTCGGGCGCCGTGCTGGGCGAACTCGACGCGCTGGTGGGCCTGGACAGCGTCAAGCGCGAGGTGCGGGCACTGACCGACATGATCGAGGTCGGCCGCCGCAGGAAGCTGGCAGGTCTGAAGGCCGCGTCGGTGCGCCGGCACCTGGTCTTCACCGGCTCCCCCGGCACGGGCAAGACGACGGTGGCCCGTCTGTACGGCGAGATCCTGGCCTCGCTCGGTGTCCTGGAGCACGGTCACCTCGTGGAGGTGTCCCGCGTCGATCTGGTCGGCGAGCACATCGGGTCCACGGCCATCCGCACCCAGGAGGCGTTCGACCGGGCGCGCGGCGGGGTCCTGTTCGTCGACGAGGCGTACGCCCTGTCACCCGAGGACTCCGGCCGCGACTTCGGCAGGGAGGCCATCGACACACTGGTCAAGCTGATGGAGGACCACCGCGACGCGGTGGTCGTGATCGTCGCCGGGTACACGCACGAGATGGAGCGCTTCCTCACGGTCAACCCCGGTGTGGCGTCCCGCTTCTCACGGACCATCACCTTCAGCGACTACGAGCCCGAGGAGCTGCTGCGGATCGTCGGGCAGCAGAGCGACGAGCACGAGTACAGCCTGGCGGAGGGGACGGGGGAAGCGCTGATCAAGTACTTCACAGCGCTTCCCAAGGGCCCCGCCTTCGGTAACGGCCGGACGGCCCGGCAGACCTTCGAGTCGATGGTGGAGCGGCATGCGGGCCGGGTCGCCCAGCTCGCGGAGCCGAGCACGGACGACCTGACCATGCTCTATCCCGAGGACCTGCCGGCGCTTCCCTGA
- a CDS encoding DeoR/GlpR family DNA-binding transcription regulator, translating to MSENQNLLAEQRRALILDDVRKRGGVRVNELTRKLSVSDMTIRRDLDALARQGVIEKVHGGAVPVVEASTHEPGFEAKSTLELSAKEDIARAAATMAVPGSAIALSGGTTTFALARHLLDVPGLTVVTNSVRVADVFHGAQRPTAAGGARAGAATVVLTGGVRTPSDSLVGPVADRAIGSLHFDVLFLGVHGISVEAGLSTPNLAEAETNRRFVRAARRVVVVADHTKWGTVGLSSFAALDEVDAFVTDAGLPDAARQEIEEHLPGLLVAGGPSDD from the coding sequence TTGAGCGAGAATCAGAACCTGCTCGCGGAGCAGCGGCGCGCCCTCATTCTCGACGATGTGCGCAAGCGCGGCGGGGTCAGGGTCAACGAGCTGACGCGCAAGCTGAGCGTCTCCGACATGACCATCCGCCGGGACCTCGACGCGCTGGCACGCCAGGGCGTCATCGAGAAGGTGCACGGCGGAGCCGTCCCCGTCGTCGAGGCGAGTACGCACGAGCCCGGTTTCGAGGCCAAGTCGACGCTGGAGCTCAGCGCCAAGGAGGACATCGCGCGCGCGGCGGCCACGATGGCGGTGCCGGGCAGCGCGATCGCTCTGTCCGGCGGCACGACGACGTTCGCGCTGGCCCGTCACCTCCTGGACGTACCGGGGCTGACCGTGGTGACGAATTCGGTGCGGGTCGCCGATGTGTTCCACGGCGCGCAGCGTCCGACGGCGGCGGGCGGGGCGCGGGCCGGCGCGGCCACGGTGGTGCTGACCGGCGGGGTCCGTACGCCTTCGGACTCGCTGGTCGGACCGGTCGCGGACCGTGCGATCGGCTCGCTCCACTTCGACGTCCTGTTCCTCGGCGTGCACGGGATCTCGGTCGAGGCCGGCCTTTCCACGCCGAACCTCGCGGAGGCCGAGACGAACCGCCGCTTCGTGCGGGCGGCGAGGCGCGTCGTCGTGGTCGCCGACCACACCAAGTGGGGCACCGTTGGGCTGAGTTCGTTCGCGGCGCTCGACGAGGTCGACGCCTTCGTCACGGATGCGGGACTGCCGGACGCCGCCAGGCAGGAGATCGAGGAGCACCTGCCGGGCCTGCTGGTGGCGGGCGGCCCGTCGGACGACTAG
- a CDS encoding SRPBCC family protein — MAVFRIERFTSLPTAEAWRRVTDWERHGATVPLTSVTVPGGLPAGTGTVFVARTGVGPLGFDDPMEVVRWTPPAAGRAGLCRLEKRGSVVRGRASIDVCPTGSGSHVIWVEELRVRLLPRWADPLLATAGRRVFARELRVLLED, encoded by the coding sequence GTGGCCGTATTCCGCATCGAGCGCTTCACTTCCCTCCCCACCGCCGAGGCATGGCGACGGGTGACCGACTGGGAGCGGCACGGTGCGACCGTCCCGTTGACCTCGGTCACCGTCCCTGGGGGCCTGCCCGCGGGGACCGGAACGGTCTTCGTGGCCCGTACGGGAGTGGGGCCGCTGGGCTTCGACGACCCGATGGAAGTGGTGCGGTGGACCCCGCCTGCCGCCGGCCGGGCCGGGCTGTGCCGGCTGGAGAAGCGGGGTTCCGTGGTGCGCGGACGCGCGTCGATCGACGTCTGCCCGACGGGTTCGGGTTCGCACGTGATCTGGGTCGAGGAGCTGCGCGTGCGGCTGCTTCCCCGCTGGGCGGATCCGTTGCTGGCGACCGCCGGCCGACGGGTCTTCGCCCGCGAGCTCCGCGTTCTGCTGGAGGACTGA
- a CDS encoding PLP-dependent cysteine synthase family protein: MDTSEHTPGGGVMETVDVDRSDPDYRAWLKEAVRKVQADANRSADTHLLRFPLPEHWGIDLYLKDESTHPTGSLKHRLARSLFLYGLCNGWIRRGKPVIEASSGSTAVSEAYFAKLIGVPFVAVMPRTTSPEKCRLIEFHGGQCHFVDDSRRLYEESAALAAETGGHYMDQFTYAERATDWRGNNNIAESIYQQLRLERYPEPAWIVATAGTGGTSATIGRYVRYMQHDTRICVPDPENSCFFDGWTLHDQLATSDCGSRIEGIGRPRMEPSFVPGAIDRMMKVPDAASVAAVRVLERAIGRKAGGSTGTGLWSAFKLVAEMLERGSTGSIVTLFCDPGDRYLDKYYSDDWLSEQHLDIRPYTETIDHFLATGTWPS; this comes from the coding sequence ATGGACACCAGTGAGCACACACCTGGCGGTGGCGTGATGGAGACCGTGGACGTCGACCGGAGCGATCCGGACTACCGTGCCTGGCTCAAGGAAGCGGTGCGCAAGGTCCAGGCGGACGCCAACCGTTCGGCGGACACGCATCTCCTGCGCTTTCCGCTGCCGGAGCACTGGGGTATCGATCTCTATCTCAAGGACGAGTCGACGCACCCGACGGGCAGCCTCAAGCACCGTCTGGCCCGTTCCCTCTTCCTCTACGGGCTCTGCAACGGCTGGATCCGGCGCGGCAAACCGGTCATCGAGGCCTCCAGCGGTTCCACGGCCGTCTCGGAGGCGTACTTCGCGAAGCTGATCGGTGTGCCGTTCGTCGCGGTGATGCCCCGGACCACCAGCCCGGAGAAGTGCCGACTGATCGAATTCCACGGCGGTCAGTGCCACTTCGTCGACGACTCCCGTCGGCTGTACGAGGAGTCGGCCGCCCTCGCGGCCGAGACCGGGGGGCACTACATGGACCAGTTCACCTACGCCGAGCGGGCCACCGACTGGCGGGGTAACAACAACATCGCCGAGTCCATCTACCAGCAGCTGAGGCTCGAGAGGTACCCCGAGCCCGCCTGGATCGTCGCCACCGCAGGCACCGGCGGCACCTCCGCGACCATCGGGCGGTACGTCCGCTACATGCAGCACGACACACGGATCTGCGTGCCCGACCCGGAGAACTCCTGTTTCTTCGACGGATGGACCCTGCACGATCAGCTGGCGACGAGCGACTGCGGCTCACGCATCGAAGGCATCGGCAGACCTCGGATGGAGCCGAGCTTCGTTCCCGGAGCCATCGACCGGATGATGAAGGTCCCCGACGCGGCCAGCGTCGCGGCGGTCCGCGTGCTGGAACGGGCCATCGGCCGCAAGGCGGGCGGCTCCACCGGCACCGGGCTGTGGAGCGCCTTCAAACTGGTGGCCGAGATGCTGGAGAGGGGGAGTACCGGAAGCATCGTCACGCTGTTCTGCGATCCCGGCGACCGCTATCTCGACAAGTACTACTCGGACGACTGGCTGAGCGAGCAGCACCTGGACATCCGGCCGTACACGGAGACGATCGACCATTTCCTGGCCACCGGCACCTGGCCCTCCTGA
- a CDS encoding ATP-binding protein: MISEPSRHCAVELQALPSRIGQVRRIISAQLRYWHLDPLIDHAALGVTELLTNVHRHAQPDKSCTVEIELLLDRLTVSVHDHDPRLPTMCDADQSATSGRGLAMIAAVSESWGVRPSDDAGKIIWFTLLAPSFTTVLPPLPVYGSTTDGPFGSDITGLMEPTAARTRGRSAVVG, encoded by the coding sequence GTGATCAGCGAGCCAAGCAGGCACTGCGCGGTGGAGCTCCAGGCCCTGCCGTCGCGGATCGGTCAGGTCCGCAGAATCATTTCGGCGCAACTGCGCTACTGGCATCTCGATCCTCTGATCGACCATGCAGCGCTCGGTGTCACCGAACTGCTGACCAATGTCCACCGGCACGCACAGCCGGACAAGTCATGCACCGTCGAGATCGAGCTGCTGCTCGACCGGCTGACGGTGTCCGTCCACGACCACGACCCCCGGCTGCCGACCATGTGCGATGCCGATCAGTCCGCCACCTCCGGGCGCGGACTGGCGATGATCGCCGCGGTCAGCGAGAGCTGGGGCGTACGACCGAGCGACGACGCGGGGAAGATCATCTGGTTCACCCTGCTCGCACCGTCGTTCACCACCGTCCTGCCTCCCCTCCCGGTGTACGGGTCGACGACCGACGGCCCGTTCGGCTCGGACATCACCGGGCTCATGGAGCCGACGGCAGCGCGGACGCGGGGCCGGTCGGCCGTCGTCGGCTGA
- a CDS encoding TetR/AcrR family transcriptional regulator, translating into MSTPERLIEATQELLWDRGYVGTSPKAIQQRAGAGQGSMYHHFAGKPDLALAAVLRTSAEMRETAARLLDGPGSAHERISAYLLREREVLRGCPVGRLTMDPDVMASEALRAPVDETIGWLRGRLTGILQEGLDAGEFSPGIAPDEIAATVVATVQGGYVLARASGSTAAFDSAVRGLLSLLAPHTTSAPAV; encoded by the coding sequence ATGAGTACACCGGAACGGTTGATCGAGGCCACCCAGGAACTCCTGTGGGATCGCGGCTATGTGGGCACCAGCCCGAAGGCGATCCAGCAGCGGGCAGGTGCCGGCCAGGGCAGCATGTACCACCACTTCGCAGGCAAGCCGGATCTGGCACTCGCCGCCGTGCTCCGCACGTCCGCCGAGATGCGGGAGACGGCGGCACGGTTGCTGGACGGCCCGGGGTCGGCCCACGAGCGGATCTCGGCCTATCTGCTGCGTGAGCGCGAGGTGCTGCGGGGCTGCCCGGTGGGCCGGCTGACGATGGACCCCGACGTGATGGCGAGCGAAGCGCTGCGCGCACCGGTGGACGAGACGATCGGCTGGTTGCGGGGGCGGCTCACCGGAATCCTCCAGGAGGGCCTGGATGCGGGCGAGTTCTCCCCCGGCATCGCGCCCGACGAGATCGCGGCGACCGTCGTGGCCACGGTCCAGGGCGGCTATGTCCTCGCCCGCGCCTCCGGATCGACGGCGGCCTTCGACTCGGCCGTCCGTGGGCTGCTCTCCCTGCTCGCCCCGCACACCACATCGGCCCCCGCGGTCTGA
- a CDS encoding DUF4865 family protein has protein sequence MHAMQYEITLPADYDMEVIRRRVATRGHLLDDFPGLGLKAYLIRERGDASQVNQYAPLYLWAAPEGMNAFLWGPGFQGIVDDFGRPTVQHWTGLSYREGVASGARARTAVRHRERIEDSTRPAVAVEAALEESRRLAGAPGAVATALAVDPRHWELLHFTLWEHEPPGVAGDRYEVLHLSSPERDRLGRGRQW, from the coding sequence ATGCACGCCATGCAGTACGAGATCACGCTGCCGGCCGACTACGACATGGAGGTCATCCGCAGGAGGGTGGCGACCAGGGGCCATCTCCTCGACGACTTCCCCGGACTGGGCCTCAAGGCGTATCTGATCCGCGAACGCGGTGACGCCTCGCAGGTCAACCAGTACGCCCCGCTGTATCTGTGGGCGGCTCCCGAGGGCATGAACGCCTTCCTCTGGGGCCCGGGCTTCCAGGGCATCGTCGATGACTTCGGCCGTCCGACGGTGCAGCACTGGACCGGGCTCTCCTACCGGGAGGGCGTGGCCTCGGGAGCACGCGCCCGCACGGCGGTCCGCCACCGCGAGCGGATCGAGGACAGCACCCGGCCGGCTGTCGCGGTGGAGGCGGCTCTGGAGGAGAGCCGTCGGCTGGCCGGCGCTCCAGGAGCCGTCGCAACGGCGCTGGCCGTCGACCCGCGCCATTGGGAGCTACTGCACTTCACCCTCTGGGAGCACGAGCCGCCCGGAGTGGCCGGCGACCGCTACGAGGTGCTGCACCTGTCGTCGCCGGAGCGTGACCGGCTCGGCCGGGGCAGGCAGTGGTGA
- a CDS encoding ROK family protein: MNGKSTTTRTKLERGRSALGPALELVHTGRAPTRAVLTSELGVTRATAGAVAAELEALGLIKVDSSPGSAAGSQGRPSHRLSVRDSGPVALAAQVHSDGFRAALVGLGGRIVATAPGCVAVMADPAQVLGEVVEAGARLLRESGLRCVGAGLAVPSAVAEPEGTALNPLHIAWPAGAPVREIFSACVRAAGISGPAFTGNDVNLAALAEHRHGAGRGAQHLLCVATGHRGVGGALVLDGRLHTGSSGLALEVGHLTVNPEGRPCHCGGRGCLDVETDPLAFLTAARREPGPEESLLKQSGDLLRTEYGDPQVRAAAEELIDRLGLGLAGLVNILNPDRIILGGLHRDLLEADPERLRAVVADRSLWGRSGSVPILACTLDHNSLVGAAELAWQPVLDDPLAALA, encoded by the coding sequence ATGAACGGCAAGTCGACCACCACGCGGACGAAGTTGGAGAGGGGCCGCAGCGCGCTCGGGCCCGCCCTGGAGCTCGTGCACACAGGACGCGCCCCCACCCGTGCCGTGCTCACCTCCGAACTCGGTGTCACCCGTGCCACCGCGGGCGCGGTGGCCGCGGAGCTCGAGGCGCTCGGGCTCATCAAGGTCGACTCCAGTCCAGGGTCCGCCGCCGGTTCGCAGGGCCGCCCGTCCCACCGGCTGTCCGTCCGGGACAGCGGGCCCGTGGCCCTCGCCGCCCAGGTGCACTCCGACGGGTTCCGTGCCGCGCTCGTGGGACTCGGGGGCAGGATCGTGGCCACAGCGCCCGGCTGCGTCGCCGTCATGGCCGACCCCGCGCAGGTCCTCGGTGAGGTCGTCGAGGCCGGGGCCCGACTGCTGCGCGAGAGCGGGCTGCGCTGCGTCGGCGCAGGGCTCGCCGTTCCCTCCGCCGTGGCCGAACCCGAGGGAACCGCACTCAACCCGCTGCACATCGCCTGGCCGGCCGGAGCGCCGGTCCGGGAGATCTTTTCTGCCTGCGTACGCGCTGCGGGCATCAGCGGACCCGCGTTCACCGGCAATGACGTCAATCTCGCCGCCCTCGCCGAACACCGGCACGGCGCCGGACGTGGTGCGCAGCACCTGCTCTGCGTCGCCACCGGCCACCGGGGGGTGGGCGGCGCCCTCGTCCTGGACGGCCGTCTGCACACCGGGAGTTCGGGGCTCGCCCTGGAAGTCGGGCATCTCACGGTGAACCCCGAGGGCCGCCCGTGCCACTGCGGCGGCCGGGGCTGCCTCGACGTCGAGACGGACCCCCTGGCCTTCCTCACCGCGGCCCGCCGGGAACCCGGCCCCGAGGAGTCACTGCTCAAGCAGTCCGGCGACCTGCTGCGCACGGAGTACGGCGACCCCCAAGTGCGGGCCGCCGCGGAGGAGCTGATCGACCGGCTGGGTCTCGGTCTCGCGGGGCTGGTCAACATCCTCAACCCCGACCGGATCATCCTGGGCGGCCTGCACCGCGACCTCCTGGAGGCGGATCCCGAACGGCTGCGGGCCGTGGTCGCCGACCGCAGCCTGTGGGGCCGCAGCGGCAGCGTGCCCATCCTGGCCTGCACCCTGGACCACAACAGCCTGGTGGGCGCGGCGGAACTGGCCTGGCAGCCCGTACTCGACGATCCGCTGGCCGCCCTGGCCTGA
- a CDS encoding MFS transporter, producing the protein MPHVNKLRTALPGGPGGDTAPLPSARLRTALTVFFALDGFLFAGWVVRIPAIKQQTGATASTLGLALLGVSAGAVITMTLTGRLCRRYGSHAVTVVCAVLLSLSIALPAQMGSVLTLGLVLLLFGAAYGGLNVAMNSAAVDIVAALRRPVMPSFHAAFSFGGMAGAGLGGLAAGSLSPMVHLFALTGIGLLVTAATAPVLLRGPAAAPSVEQRAGATPEAPSGMSVRARRIVILFGVIALCTAYGEGALAEWGALHLSQDLGADPGLAAAGYSLFALTMGIGRLTGTALLERFGQTRTLVTGGVTAAAGMLLGALAPAVWLALLGFAVTGLGLANIFPVAVGRAGALAGPSGVAAASTLGYGGMLLGPPVIGFLADWSSLPVALTTVTLLAATAAALGWTARNATNT; encoded by the coding sequence GTGCCGCACGTAAACAAACTGCGGACGGCCTTGCCGGGGGGACCGGGCGGAGACACCGCCCCGCTCCCGTCGGCCCGCCTCCGTACCGCGCTGACCGTGTTCTTCGCCCTAGACGGGTTTCTCTTCGCCGGCTGGGTGGTCCGCATCCCGGCCATCAAGCAGCAGACGGGGGCGACCGCCTCCACCCTAGGACTCGCTCTGCTCGGAGTCTCCGCGGGCGCGGTGATCACGATGACGCTCACCGGGAGGCTCTGCCGGCGCTACGGAAGCCATGCGGTCACCGTGGTCTGCGCCGTACTGCTGTCGCTGAGCATCGCCCTTCCGGCACAGATGGGTTCGGTCCTCACCCTCGGTCTCGTACTCCTGCTCTTCGGTGCCGCGTACGGCGGGCTGAACGTGGCGATGAACAGCGCGGCAGTCGATATCGTCGCCGCCCTGCGCCGCCCGGTCATGCCGAGCTTCCACGCCGCGTTCAGCTTCGGCGGCATGGCCGGCGCGGGGCTCGGCGGGCTGGCCGCGGGCAGCCTCTCGCCCATGGTGCATCTCTTCGCCCTGACGGGCATCGGACTTCTCGTCACTGCTGCGACCGCCCCGGTACTCCTGCGCGGGCCGGCTGCCGCGCCCTCCGTGGAACAGCGGGCGGGGGCGACCCCGGAGGCGCCGAGTGGGATGAGCGTCCGCGCGCGCAGGATCGTGATCCTGTTCGGTGTCATAGCCCTCTGCACGGCGTACGGCGAAGGCGCGCTGGCGGAGTGGGGAGCACTGCACCTCAGCCAGGACCTGGGGGCCGACCCCGGTCTCGCCGCCGCCGGGTACTCCCTGTTCGCGCTCACGATGGGCATCGGCAGGCTCACCGGCACCGCCCTGCTCGAGCGGTTCGGGCAGACGCGCACGCTGGTGACGGGCGGGGTGACGGCTGCGGCGGGCATGCTGCTCGGTGCGCTCGCTCCGGCCGTCTGGCTCGCGCTGCTCGGCTTCGCCGTCACCGGTCTTGGCCTGGCCAACATATTTCCCGTCGCGGTCGGCCGGGCGGGCGCGCTGGCCGGACCCAGCGGGGTGGCCGCCGCGTCGACCCTCGGTTACGGCGGGATGCTCCTGGGACCGCCGGTGATCGGCTTCCTCGCCGACTGGTCCTCCCTCCCGGTGGCCCTCACGACGGTGACACTGCTCGCCGCCACAGCGGCGGCACTGGGCTGGACGGCCCGCAACGCAACGAACACCTGA
- a CDS encoding SCO4225 family membrane protein gives MSHIATNKLQLRTLVRLTCGNTASRIYLGLVAAVAVLVAVDTLFVSHDDASFAGVWLFFLAAPTVFVFLIGGSSFGSDTGGPAWFLHLALVVSVLAQACALGWFSRLVRGPRRSRSAHLRGA, from the coding sequence ATGAGTCACATCGCGACGAACAAGCTGCAGTTGCGCACGCTGGTACGGCTGACCTGCGGCAACACGGCCTCGCGGATCTACCTAGGCCTCGTCGCCGCCGTCGCGGTGCTCGTGGCTGTGGACACGCTGTTCGTATCCCACGACGATGCCTCGTTCGCCGGTGTGTGGCTGTTCTTCCTCGCCGCGCCGACCGTTTTCGTCTTCCTCATCGGCGGCTCGTCGTTCGGTTCGGACACCGGAGGCCCTGCCTGGTTCCTCCATCTCGCACTGGTCGTGTCGGTACTCGCACAGGCCTGCGCGCTGGGCTGGTTCTCCCGGCTGGTCCGCGGCCCCCGTCGGAGCCGCTCGGCGCACCTCCGGGGCGCCTGA
- a CDS encoding MarR family transcriptional regulator gives MAGKKSEQALVGEWREMLALHARTLGELDRALDRHGLGASDFEVLDTLAEAAEGGDACLRVQEIASRVHLSQSALSRLVARLERDGLVRRAMCAEDRRGVRVELTDAGRARHAEARPLQRAVLSRMLNRAEA, from the coding sequence ATGGCAGGGAAGAAGTCCGAGCAGGCACTCGTCGGCGAGTGGCGCGAGATGCTCGCGCTGCACGCCAGGACCCTGGGCGAGCTCGATCGTGCCCTCGACCGGCATGGTCTGGGAGCCAGTGACTTCGAGGTCCTGGACACCCTCGCGGAAGCTGCGGAGGGTGGCGACGCCTGCCTCCGTGTGCAGGAGATCGCTTCCCGGGTCCATCTCAGCCAGAGCGCGCTGTCACGGCTCGTCGCGCGGTTGGAGAGGGACGGGCTCGTACGCCGGGCGATGTGCGCCGAGGACCGCCGGGGTGTACGCGTGGAGCTGACCGATGCCGGCAGGGCCCGCCACGCGGAGGCCAGGCCCCTTCAGCGCGCGGTGCTGTCCCGGATGCTGAACCGGGCCGAGGCCTGA
- a CDS encoding DUF6332 family protein has translation MTRRTQAERDAMTVEIGYALVSGVVVAVATFAGVLLPAMLLELPDGAERILFRAGAVLGALVFTVRVIHVLWRAPRAAGEDLPSPVQPSRPGRTSPDS, from the coding sequence ATGACGCGACGTACTCAGGCGGAGCGGGACGCGATGACCGTGGAGATCGGCTACGCCTTGGTCAGCGGAGTCGTGGTGGCCGTGGCCACGTTCGCCGGAGTCCTCCTCCCGGCCATGCTCCTCGAGCTGCCGGACGGCGCCGAACGCATACTGTTCCGGGCGGGGGCCGTGCTCGGCGCGCTGGTGTTCACCGTCCGCGTGATCCATGTGCTGTGGCGTGCCCCCCGCGCGGCCGGCGAGGACCTCCCGTCGCCCGTTCAGCCGAGCCGGCCGGGGCGCACCAGCCCCGACTCGTAG